The proteins below are encoded in one region of Thermodesulfobacteriota bacterium:
- the tig gene encoding trigger factor: MKVNMENLSDTRRKLEVVVPAEDVKKQRDAVFKEIYSVAKVKGFRPGKAPANVVEAMYKSEILSETMQKILSTTLEKALTEAKVNPLNRPEITPPDDLDPNKDFEYIVVFEVLPEIELGQYKEIKLKKDKRPVKDDEIKEAIEHLREHKADLKPYEKKKAVKDGDVVIVDFEGSLDGNPIKDLKREDVQFVVGEKKMIPEFEEAVVGMKKEEQKEFDVTYDDQFPIEEARNKAVHYVLTLKDVLKRTLPKVDDELAKGIGLESLKDLKEKISEDLSQQIEKGAQTKMRRELMDILVENNPSIEAPQSLVEQEAERLVQSVQQNIQQQGAPPMDLSEEQLEEIKDHALRNVKASIVLGEISRKEGLTVTEDDINENLSAVAMQHNMQTEQIRELYEKNNLLEGLEANLTEKKVIDFIVDNADIDEVLVEENHVDNEA; encoded by the coding sequence ATGAAAGTTAATATGGAAAATTTGAGCGATACTCGGAGAAAGCTGGAAGTAGTAGTTCCTGCAGAGGACGTGAAAAAACAAAGAGATGCCGTGTTTAAAGAAATTTATAGCGTTGCCAAAGTAAAAGGCTTTAGACCGGGTAAGGCGCCTGCTAATGTGGTTGAGGCAATGTATAAGAGTGAGATATTGAGTGAAACAATGCAGAAAATACTCTCCACTACTCTTGAAAAAGCTCTGACAGAGGCAAAAGTAAATCCTTTAAACCGCCCTGAGATAACCCCTCCGGATGACCTAGATCCGAATAAGGACTTTGAATACATCGTTGTATTTGAGGTACTTCCCGAGATTGAGCTCGGACAATACAAAGAGATAAAGCTTAAAAAAGATAAAAGGCCAGTTAAAGACGATGAAATAAAAGAGGCCATTGAACACTTAAGAGAGCACAAAGCAGACCTAAAGCCATATGAAAAGAAGAAAGCCGTCAAAGACGGAGATGTTGTAATAGTTGATTTTGAAGGATCTCTGGACGGAAATCCAATAAAAGACCTAAAGAGAGAGGATGTGCAGTTTGTTGTTGGTGAAAAGAAGATGATTCCAGAGTTTGAAGAAGCAGTTGTGGGCATGAAAAAAGAAGAGCAAAAAGAGTTTGATGTTACGTATGATGATCAATTTCCAATTGAAGAGGCTCGAAATAAAGCAGTGCACTATGTTTTAACATTAAAAGACGTTCTTAAAAGAACTTTGCCCAAGGTCGATGATGAACTAGCTAAAGGAATTGGACTTGAATCACTTAAGGACCTTAAAGAGAAAATTAGCGAGGATCTATCTCAACAAATTGAAAAAGGCGCCCAAACTAAGATGAGAAGAGAGCTTATGGACATTTTGGTTGAAAATAATCCATCGATAGAAGCTCCCCAGAGCCTTGTAGAGCAAGAGGCTGAGAGATTGGTGCAAAGCGTGCAGCAAAACATACAGCAACAAGGTGCACCTCCAATGGATTTGAGTGAGGAGCAGCTTGAAGAAATAAAGGATCACGCACTTAGAAACGTAAAAGCGTCGATTGTGCTTGGCGAAATATCCAGAAAAGAGGGGCTAACTGTAACAGAAGATGATATAAATGAGAATCTAAGTGCTGTTGCAATGCAACATAATATGCAGACAGAGCAAATACGCGAATTATATGAAAAAAACAATTTATTGGAGGGGCTTGAAGCCAATCTAACAGAGAAGAAAGTCATTGATTTTATTGTCGATAATGCCGATATTGATGAGGTTTTAGTGGAAGAAAATCACGTTGACAATGAAGCCTAG